The Danio aesculapii chromosome 7, fDanAes4.1, whole genome shotgun sequence DNA window TTGACTGGAATGGCTATGGCACTGATACAGAATGGAGTGCTTCCAGAGAGATAACTGAAGCAGCGGTGCTTCTCTTTTATCGCTAAAACTTGTTGTGATGTACTTGCTTGAGCTGTCTCATAAAAGTATCATGAACAATGTAGTCAAACATTTTCCACAGTAATTAGATCTTACTTTAGcatgttgtatttttaatttagtcTACTGATTAAGCAATtgaatattcatccattcatatgAGCATTCACTCTCTctgtctcaaacacacacacgcacacacaccatactatagtaaaatatttGAAGTGATGTGTGGTAATTCTATTGTTGCGATAGTAAAGTACAACCATAAGCAAAACTTGGTTTGAAAATGTGGAACTTTAGAGTTTATTCAGTGTTATGGATTTACTACACAGCACTGATGATAATCCTCTTTCCAAGTTTTTTATTCATTGGGTGTTGCTTAACAAAAGCCCAATGTTACCAAGAATGTAAATTATTGACACATAAGAATATGGATCACTGACATTCTGAAATGACAAGGATgttttatagcataattttttATCAATCTGAACCTTGAGAACAATATCCTTGAAAACCATTTTCAGAAAGCACAACTCCTTAATTGAGGACGTGCTGCTTTCATAAATAAGCCTTTGAAAAGAAAAGAGCTACTACTATATATCAGAGAACCAGTGAAACACATTTAAACGATTGGATTTTTATCTCAACCATATATTTAGCCTACATGTGAAACGTTTGTGTttggttttctttcttttttggaagactaaagaaaatatttaaatatataaatgaacagTGGAGCACATTACAAGTATGTACAAAAGTAATGTAGTCAGATTACTTAACAAATAACTAATAAAGTAAtgcatttctttttcatttgcaaGAAAATatctgagtttcttttttaaaaaagttaacgCTAGTTTCTTTGTTTTCGGATTTATTCACTGATAGCCCTATTGTTGAGAGAAATCAGGAACAAGTGCAGAAACAAAtacagtgtcatttaaatttaataaaattcaatgcaaaataaaaatattaattgctgAAGTTTTTGTTTATGCATCATAGTCCTCATGAAATCCAGAAATATATAACATAGGCTCATGCTGAAAAAGCAGCccgatatacatttctggagattacgaATTATagagccagaagtacgtatggctgcattacaTCTTTTAAACGAACGaaacagggcggtatgatgccgttccttttcacacttaccagctgactgcttaccttcgtatggacggcttttcccctatcaccagtttgtccagtgccTCGCCACTTATGTTGGCGAACTTGTGACGTGGAGTTGACGTGACAGCGGGGTTCAAATTCAGCGAAGAAAGgttgcagaaagcaggtaagacaaaaataaaagccaaaaaattaaataaacaagtaaataacaggataagaatgtggtaaaatctgaaaacgtggtaaaaatcagactgcAGCGATGgctttgtttttctggattgcttttaaaaacactgtggttgggtttaggaaaggaggaggatgggtcagttgatcggccaggcagtcgacagcagcctctggtggatttatgcaagaagagcaggcacgattggcactcgcaagaaaaaaaaaaaaaaaaaaaaacgtacctcctgggtgCTCTCAGGAAatttatataggggtatgttttcagaatgagcctgggttggaaatgcAGCATTGCTTGATGGTTTTTTTGAGCAGCATCTTTAACTGTACAGATGTAATTTTATATTTCCTTCAGCCAAACTTCATGTCATAATTCCTTTTAGTGTAAAGGGGTGACATAGGCATGGATGATTTTGTATATTATTACTAACAAAACACACTCTCTATGCCAGATACATAGGACCTAGGGTATCCAGATGAGGCAGTGGTTGAGTTACCCAAAAGTAGCTCAACCACTCAGGACTGAATTAACAGTTTCCTTAGTATAGTAGTTGTCTGAGAAAGCAAGAAatgagcagaagcaggagacaaTGTAATGACGATAAAGAAAGAGCAGGGTTTATTGAATATTCTTATTTGCATTTATTGTAATGCTCGGACATTTTATGTGACCAGCACAAATCCAACAACTTTAATACACCAAAAGCAACAAATGGAAAAAAACGGACTGCTTCACAACATGGTCTAGTGATAAGACAGACCTTAAAATGAagacattctcttatctcttaTTCATGAAAACAAGTTTCCATCGACTCCACACAATCATAAGATTACAGCAatatggaaaaataataataatagagcaaTAATAATAGGAAAATACTAATTAAAGAAAGGCAGCaaagtggtgcagtaggtagtgctgttgcctcacagcaaaaaggttgttggttcgagcctcggctgggtcagtaaacgtttctgtgtgaagttctccctgcgttcgcgtgggtttcctccaggtgctcccgtttccttcacagtccaaagacatgtggtacaggtgaactgggtaggctaaaatgtctgtagtgtataagtgtatggatgtttcccagaaatgtgttgcagctggaagggcatccgctgcgtaaaacatgtgctggataagctggcggtttattccgctgtggcaaccccagattaataaagggactaagccgaaaagaaaattaatgaatgaattaaagaaaataataataaaatgaaaaatattcaaATTGTTAATAATCAGATGATTATCTTTTAGTTAATAATCAATAAATTTATAGCAAAATAAATTACTAATGATAAATGATTTTatgattaaagtaaaaaattagcattaataaatagtaggctatttttattttataaacaaataaaaataaaacacaacatgaATTAATGGTCGTTCACACAATGAACAAAAGTGAAGTCTATGACGACACGTAATAGACTTTTAACCTTTGACCcctttgactttcattgtattgaCAGACTAACTTTATTTGTGTTCCTGCAGAAGAAGGAAATTCTTTCAGGTTTGACGAGAATCAGTTACAACATTTTATAATCTATGTCTGAGGAAATCAATAGATAACTCTTAATTGTCATATATTAAGGAAGCATATTGTGTTTTTATCTATACTTATAGCTGTAAACTCTAGTTATTCATAAATTAGCCAGTGAAGAGAACATTATAAATAGACATAAACACAAAACCCATTTACCACTGGCTCATAGAAATGGTAAGTCGATGTGTTGCTTTGTTCAGATTCTGAAATATAAAGTTGACAGTTTATTCAGAATATAGTTTGATAATATATGTGGCATATAACTAGATCAAGACATGATGTGATGAGTTgcatagattagtcagtactaagaTTTTTGATGTTAGTATTTGTCTCCTACAACTTCCCCTTTTTGTTTTCCAGGTTGTCTTTCAAGCAAAAATGTTTTCAGGGATCCTCATTTTGTCATTGGGCGTATTGTTCTGTGATGCTAAATCAAGTAAGTGTaactattttatttgattgaagTTGAATtcttggttagcactgttgcaagaaggttgctggttcctgTCCCAGACtgggccaggaggcatttctgtgtggagcttgcatgttctacCGTTGTTAGTGTGAGTTTCCTcctgtttaccccacagtccaaagacgtgaaacttatttataaactactttcgagaggatcacacGCTTATGATctaccacagctggtcccgcattagctaatcatAATCCTCCAATCATATGATTCCCTaagttactataaataaccacaatcTTCATTTCACAATTACCTTCttctggaagaaacccccttcctcccccttctcctccttttttctcaTAGATTGGGCAGCACGACGGcccagtggatagcactgttggccccacagcaagaacatcgcCGGCTCTGGTcctttctgtgcagagtttgtatgttctccccttgtccgcgtgggtttcccccaggttttCTGGTTTCTTCCCATCGTCGAAAGATATACTTCATACATAACAGACTAAGAAAAACAGGCACTTTTTCTAGCTCCCTTCCTGCTCAAAGAAGTTTACCTTAGCCACTTAAGCCGGGGAGTTTTTGAGATCTTCCTGAGCTCAATCCCTAGAACTCAGAGCTCTCtactgggacagcatgccaaacaagcttatgataaatcattagctaagtgtgaacttttgaaatgtGGTATATTTTaattgggtaaaacaaaattGCCCATACAATGTATGCGAATGAGAGGAACATTTCCCACTGCTACATTTGCTGCACCagtgtaattggtggttcattccgttgtggcaacccctgataatccagggactaagccaatggtTGTGAGTGAAATTGAATTCTTGTtgaaatatgactttaaaaatattatctttatcTGTCATCCTGTCTCACATTCACAATACAGTTAAAGCATTGTTTACTATTTTTAATGCTCTTTCTACAGTGGGAGCTATGTATGTAATACAAGAAACAGAAACACCATGTATTAACATCAGTGACTCCAACAGCAACCATGAGCTTGAAAAACTTCTGGACAGAATTAGATATGTTGCTCGAAGCTGCAAAGAAATCCGTGACAAGTACCATGTTTATGAGGGTATGATctcatattgtatattttatttgtatctttggCAGCATCTGCATGTGTGTGACTGTCGAATGCTTGTGTTGACACACAGATGGCCTGTACTATCTGATCTCTTCAAGAGGAGTCCTTTACCAGACGTTCTGTGACATGACCACTGCAGGCGGCGGCTGGACGCTGGTGGCCAGTGTTCATGAAAACAACATGTATGGAAAGTGTACAGTTGGTGACCGCTGGTCTAGTGAACAGGGCAGCAATGAAAACCGGCCTGAAGGTGAAGGCACATGGGCAAACAAAGTCACATTTGGAGCCGCTGAGGCTGCTACAAGTGATGATTACAAGGTAgccttcatttttaataaaacctGGTTGTAAGggtgtttattattttaagtgtaaACAGAAGCTCTGGTAAAGGGCAATGTTTGTTAATAGTTGGCATTTGAGTTATATGAATAGGAATAGAGGAAATGTACTTTCTCTTCTCATGTGTTGCCTTATTTATTGACAATCAagaaattaattaactaaattattataCCAATAAAGTTTATGACAACCTTACCACATGCCCTTCACATTTGGTACTTATGGTCTTATTTGGTCCATGACTTTACATGAGCATCGTCAAACATATATGGATGGAAttagtaattattaaataaaaagcatCCTAGTTTGTTAACcagtaaaattaaattacttaACTTTTAAATTATGCATGAAACAGAAAATGTggagcaaatttattaaaaacttcaaaaatcacatgtaaataagaATTCCCAGCCTTTGTCgcaaagctctaaattgagctcaggcatATTCtctttccactgatcattctatagatgtttcagcagctgtttcagtgaaaaggcatacacctgtctatataaggtaccagggttgatagtgcatgccaaagcacaaaccaagcatgaagacaaaggcactgtctgtagacctcagagacaggactgtctcgaggcacaaggctgggaaaggttacagaaacatttctgttgcTCTGAAaattccagtgagcacagtggcctccatcatccataagtggaagatgtttggaaccaccaggactcttcctagagctggccggccatctaagctgagggattgggggagaagggccttagtcagagaggtgattaataacccgatggtcactctgtctgagctctagcATTCTTCTGTGAAAAGAGGAGagccttacagaaggacaaccatctgtgcagcaatctaccaatcaggcctgtatggtagaggggccagacagaagccactcctcgTCTCGAAtatgccaaaaggcatctgaaggactctcagaccataagaaacaaaattctctgatccaatgagactaaaattaaactctttggagtgaatgccagaagttacgtttggagaaaaccaggcaccgctcatcaccaggctaatagcatctctacagtgaagcatgctggtggcagcatcatgctgtggggatgtttttcagcagcaggaactggaagactagtcaagatagagggaaatatgaatgcagcaatgtacagagacatgctAAATGAAATCCTGCTTCAGAGtgttttgacctcagactggggcgacggttcatcttccagcaggacaatgacccaaagcacaccgccaaaatatcaatggagtggcttcacaacaactaagtgaatgtccttgagtggcccagccagagccaagACCTAAATCCTAATAAATATCTcttgagagatctgaaaatggctgtacaccgtcgctttccATCTAAACCTGATAAGAGCtagagaggtactgcaaagacgaatgggcaaaaattcccaatgacaggtgtgccaagcttgtggcatcatattcaaaaagacttgaagctgtaattgctgctaaaggtgcatcaacacattcttgagcaaaggctgtgaatacttatgtacaggtgatttttcagcttttttttttataaatttgcaacaatttcaaaaaatcttccttcacattgtcattatggggtattgtgtgtagaaattttaggaaataaatgattttaatccATCTTGGATTAAgattgtaacataaaaaatgtggaaaaagtgaagcgctatgaatactttccctATGCACTGTAGAATAAGCCAACTGGTTtatgattctttttttatttattttttttttttacttatgatGATTATTCAGTAAGAGATTGATAAGCAGTTGTTAGTCAGTAAGCAAGTGAAAGGAAATGATTTTCATTTAAAAGGTCACAAGTGCACATCTTTCTGTGGAGCTCAAGCTAAAGAAATATGTGCAAATCAGAAGCGCGCAGTAAAGAAACCTACACTGACAGCAGGAATTTTATGGTTGCAAATGATAAAACCTAAAAAAATTGTttctttgacattttttaaatagccaaaTGGGAACCAAAAAGTAATGTTTTGGAAATGTCACGTTTAGTGGGTTCGTATCTATGTAGCAACTGTGGGCATTGTTGGTAAAGCACAAAATTATTCTGTACTCTTTTGAGCATTAAATAATTTTACACATATTTATTATGACTACCATAATGaaaacttgttccaaaccagtttgtgtttttttgttctgttgaacacaaaatatattttgaagttaaatgctggaaacctgtaactattgacttccacagtatttgttttttttttttactatggatgtcagtagtGGGTTTTAAATATTCTACAAAATAGCTTTTTGGGGGGCTTTCTTGTTCCCAAACAAGGCCAAAAGCTATTAGTAAGTCTAGTCCTAAGATGCTGGACTTACTATTCAAATATGCTTATCTTGAGCCTGAATTGACAATAGTGTATGTTCTGTTACAGAATCCGGGATACTTTGACACTGCGGCTCAGGATGTTTCTGTGTGGCATGTGCCTAATAATATGGAGTTGGAACACTGGAGCACTGCGTCTATCCTGAGATACCACACTGATAACAGGTTCTTAACCCTACATGGAGGAAACCTATTCAGATTGTTTAAGGTACATTTTGACTTTGTGAAAGAAAAAAGACATTATTACAGTGAATTACTTATACTAATAATCAATAACAacatgttattatttaattatgaacaTTTAGATTGACTTTATCATTAATCTTAgcaaaattaaaatgacaataaactgATCTGCTCATCTGTTGAGCTTACAATTtaactttatattaatttaaaatcaagTCATTTTTCTGTTGtggaaatttttttattttattactacaaCCTCCAAATTTATCTGTGAATCTGTGTATAGAAATAAACAATTAACATGGACtccaacatttaataataataaaaaaggacaCAATACAGTAAATCTGTTTACATCTAATGCATGTACTTGAGAGGAAAATAGTGTTAGGGATGGAGATAATCTGCATTGCTGATCTTCTCACCGCTTTAAGCATAGCTGAATTATCACCTAAAGACATGTCTGTTCTGttgttatttctaaataaataaaatagtttgcacTGGTAAGAATTCTTGGTGAGCTTGGTTCTAGAAGTGGAAAGCAaaggacattttcatttgaatCCATAAACTGTTTGATGAATTTCACCAAAAGAATCATATAACATCTACCATGTGAGATATATGATCACTTGACATATTTTGTCacttcagaaattgaaagatgcTTAATTAGACACAAAAAAACTTTGGTACATaaactttacatatacattttcacattttattacataaaatCAAGATGATTAAACACTTGGACTATTAAATAAAGTTCTATGAATCGTATTCCATAAAGGTATAGTATTGtaactaataaacaaataatatgaacacacacacacgcacgcacgcacgcacgcacacacacacaggaaaaaaaaaaacatttcatacattaaaatatattttctgggtATTTTTTAATTAGATGCTTTAAACCTTACTAGGTTATTGTGGTTCCCTGGGTCTGTTTCTCCTTAAAATGTGGGGTTTTAATCAGATAACAGCCCATAGTGTAGTCATTTTGTGGGAGATAAAGAATCAGAGGGGCTATTTAGCAATTGTTTGCTAGATGTAACAGTTTATTGTGATTAATCTGCATCTTGTTACATATAacatcaaattatattttttcttttggctttTCTCAGAAATTCCCTGTAAGGTTTGGAATCGGCTCCTGCAATATCGATAACGGACCTGTTGCCCCAATCGTGTATGATACTGGAAATGAGGAATCTACCAAAAAACTGTATGGTCCTAAATCAAGAAGTATGATATGTGTATTATTTACAAGGCATCATTATTGTTTGTGATCATATGAGCATGAAACTGAAACCATTTCACATGTACATGGAACTAAAATGACATCATAACCGATATaaccttagatttttttttcagtacattttgagccTGGATTCATCACATTCAGAGTCTTTAATTCCGAAAAGGCAGCTATGGCTCTTTGTTCAGGCGTTAAACCAAATGTGTGTGACACTGAACATGTGAGTTTTGAATTTAATACAATGAATTTACTGTGGATTTACTGTGACAAATCATTTAATTCTGTTCCTCACTAAAGGCATTGATTCATGTAATAAATGAACTTCTGGAGAAATGAATGCATGCAGTGTGTTGTTAATAATGTACTCAATTTCTTACAGTTCTGTATTGGTGGAGGTGGACACTTTCCTCAGGAGGTCCCTAGACAATGTGGAGACTTTACAGCTTTTGACTGGGATGGCTATGGTACTAATACTGAATGGAGTGCTACAAGAGAGATGACTGAAGCAGCGGTGCTTCTGTTTTATCGCTGAAACTTTAATCAACCTTAAATCTTCTGCTTGAGATATACTCAAAAACACCTCAATGTTACATAAACAGTTGTTTGCCCAAAGGTTTAAAAGGTTAAAAACCTTTAAAATCTTTCATCTGTGTGTGGTGTATAGATGAATAACAACATGTGCTTTTTGGCCTATCACTGTTCATAAATTGTTCACAAttgtatatattttcaaataaaacaaaggATTGCTGAAACTGTTCTGACGATGAAGTCAAACTTTCTCTGGTTGCATTTCTAATCTAACACTGAAATTCAGGACTATTTCTTTGTAAAGTTTTGATCtgtgtttcaaactactaaaaatgacAATTGTTACTGAGCTGAATTAAATATTCAGCTTCTAAAAGATAATATATCccataatataattcaaaaagtgtaaaaactggaAAAAATGTCAATCATAAGCTACAGTAAACTGTTAAGATCAATGTAGAAACCGCAGAAAATAATGTGATGTACAAGTGTCTTGCTGTGTAGAGACTTTTAGAAAgtagaaaaagacaaaaacatgCTCTGCAATTACAGCTGCACAATATTATGAGTTTGATTCTTTAATATAGTTTtagaataaaaaagtttttatctATGCAAAAATGGCTCTCACACTGTCAGATTGCTAAATGTGTTTGTGCACTTAAGTCTCCAGTAGATCTGTGCACGTGAAGATGTGCTGTTTAATCACTGAAGCTAAACTAGGGCAGACGTCTTACATACAGTAACAAATCAATAAACTGAATTTATAATGAGCCATTCAAATAAAACAGAATCAGTTTCTCATACATCAGTCACTGATTAGAAAAGAAGAATTTCCTGGAGCCACcattctaaaacaaaaaaaatttgcaaaaataaatgcaacactgaccgCATACAAATAATAACCCATTTTGCCTTTTTTTCCCAGTCATGTTGATTCATTCCTGAATTACTGAAATCTGCAACCCAATAAGTGCATTGTCATAGCAAATGGTCAAAATCTGTGATCtttcaaaaaaagaagaaatacgGCAAGGAACATTTCAGTGTCGCTCTTCaccaaaaaaaagtcaaaatgcaTGCTTCACCTTCTGCTATTTATAGAGTACAATGTTTTTAGAGCTCCCTTTTAGCCTCTCTCTGAATATTGTTCAGTGAGTGTAATTATTTGTTTGGTTTGACAGAGATTTATTAACagacttgaaaatataattttaggCACAGAATATTTCTTTACGGTATGGTTTGTCTTTGCTTTACATTATAGCAAATCAACCAGAATCATCATCATCTAATATAGTAGCTTCAAGCTGCAGAAAAATTTGTGACAAATGTCATGTTTATAAtcgtatgatttttaaaattaaacatttcttttaCAAGACAAGACTATAATTCACTGCAGTAAtgtttaagttttaaaataaaaaaatgttttatgcaacatCATTCCTTCATTCAGTTATGATATAGTTGTGTTGCTGTGTTAAGACTTCAGAAAATTGTATTATCTTATTAGCTGAGATTTGCAGTAAAGAATTTATACAATTGCATAAAATTAtaagttaaatgttttaaataaaaaatcttgaatttacAAATATGGAATAATCAATGCAAAAAGAGAAGGTGCAGTATCAAGGGCAGGTGTTTGTGGACTGCTTTGAATCTGTGCACGTGCCTTTGCAGATATGTTGCCTTATCATTGAAACTAAACTATGCCAGACATCACACACACGGTAACCTATTTATAAACTATAATGAGCCattcaaataaaacattattaatttactCATAAAACAGCCGCTGATAAGAAAAATATTTCAATCATTTCCTGGAGCCACAATTGCAACACTTTTCTTTTTGCAAAACCAATCAGAAATGTAAAGTCAATAGGGTTTTTAGCTGAAATGAATACTAGTGACAAAATCGTTCAGTGAAATCGCTTCTTGACATCTCTCAACTGCCGTGTACATTTCAGTCTTTTTACAACAACAGCATTGAGATGTTTGAACACATTGTAATTCAAGTAATTTCTCAGTTTCCCCCCTCTAACTATAACCTCATTAAAATCCAAATGATTACCTAATCTAAATCTTAAGATCTAATCTAAAGATCTTTTATCTTCAATTTAGTTCTAagcagaatatttttttcatgacTCACTCACATTCACAAAATAAACTGTACTAAACCCTTGTGTAGCCTACTTGCTTTTTAGACGATCACAAGTTAAACTCTTTTCTGACCTGCTTCTCATAGATGATTCTGGTCTTCTGGTTACAATTGTTTCCATCTGGCATCTTAGCAGATCTTTTTTCAAGTGCTATATTTTTTTGCCGtcacttttaattaaaatttggAGCAAATCAAATGATTTCTTGGTCAGATGTGACAAATACAATTTAAGGTTTGTGATGAGGTATAGTtaagaccagagatgcccaaactagggcccgtgggccaaaatTGCCCCatggtaacttttgatttggcccaccatgccttctgagaatggtttagagattatcatttcaaatttaatgtaaccttttatttgtttgttttattgttaatcaaaaaaaaaaaaaaatctcaagtaaATGTTTACAATTAAATGATGTAggttaatcagatttagtttaaaatgtaaatatgacagaGGACAATGAAGAGactttgcattaaaataaagaggTTATTCAATGAATGagacattaaataatacaattcgAAGtaattatttctatttctatttttcaAATTATGAAATGAATTAGGGAATAACTCATGGCAActttaaagtaaaatagtttggtatatttatctttggcccatgGCTATCAATGAtgtttagtttttggcccttcatccaaaaaagtttgggcacccctggttaaGACTAGTCAATATTTTTTAGGTTTAGaaaattgttgttttaaatatgcataaatatgttgcacgaaattgtacattttaaaaaggaggcgtggcacctaaccccacccctaaacccaaccgtcattgggggatgagcaaatcgtactaaattgtacgaattagatcgtacgaattcgtacgaattagccactaaatcaaaaagttacaaattgccgtgagattgtgttgaacaatcagtctcatctcccattccctttaagagtcagttgtcacggcatagcgcatttgctatttacatggcggacatgGCATCTACaacgcgaga harbors:
- the LOC130232034 gene encoding intelectin-like — protein: MVVFQAKMFSGILILSLGVLFCDAKSMGAMYVIQETETPCINISDSNSNHELEKLLDRIRYVARSCKEIRDKYHVYEDGLYYLISSRGVLYQTFCDMTTAGGGWTLVASVHENNMYGKCTVGDRWSSEQGSNENRPEGEGTWANKVTFGAAEAATSDDYKNPGYFDTAAQDVSVWHVPNNMELEHWSTASILRYHTDNRFLTLHGGNLFRLFKKFPVRFGIGSCNIDNGPVAPIVYDTGNEESTKKLYGPKSRIHFEPGFITFRVFNSEKAAMALCSGVKPNVCDTEHFCIGGGGHFPQEVPRQCGDFTAFDWDGYGTNTEWSATREMTEAAVLLFYR